Part of the Lotus japonicus ecotype B-129 chromosome 6, LjGifu_v1.2 genome, TATTGATTTCCATCAAACATTAGAAGTAAACGGTATTCGATTCTGGTGTTATACTGCAGGCCACGTCCTTGGTGCTGCCATGTTCATGGTTGACATTGCAGGTGTTCGAGTGTTATACACTGGAGACTATTCACGGGAGGAAGACCGACATCTCCGTGCTGCTGAGACCCCGCAGTTCTCTCCGGATGTATGTATTATAGAGTCCACCTATGGTGTGCAGCACCACCAGCCTCGGCACACTCGAGAAAAACGCTTCACTGATGTTATTCACTCCACCATTTCCCAAGGGGGTCGTGTGTTGATTCCAGCATTTGCACTTGGTCGTGCGCAGGAGCTGCTCTTGATTCTTGATGAGTACTGGGCAAATCATCCAGAGCTTCAGAACATACCCATCTATTATGCTTCTCCTCTGGCCAAAAAATGTTTGACTGTGTATGAGACGTACACCCTTTCCATGAATGACAGGATCCAGAATGCAAAGTCAAATCCCTTTTCCTTCAAGCATGTATCAGCTTTGAGTAGCATTGATGTTTTCAAAGATGTAGGACCGTCTGTGGTCATGGCCAGCCCTGGTGGACTTCAGAGCGGGTTGTCGCGGCAATTGTTTGATATGTGGTGCtcagataaaaaaaattcttgtgTTATACCAGGGTATGTTGTTGAAGGGACACTGGCAAAAACCATCATCAATGAACCCAAGGAAGTTACTCTCATGAATGGACTCACTGCACCTCTCAACATGCAGGTGCACTACATTTCCTTTTCTGCTCACGCTGACTCTGCTCAAACAAGTGCGTTTTTGGAAGAGCTCAATCCTCCTAACATAATTCTCGTCCACGGGGAAGCTAATGAGATGGGGAGGCTTAAACAGAAGCTCATGACTCAATTTGCTGATCGTAACACTAAAATCCTCACTCCAAAGAATTGTCAGTCTGTTGAAATGTATTTCAATTCACAGAAAATGGCGAAAACCATTGGGAAGCTGGCTGAAAAAACACCGGAAGTTGGCGAAACTGTCAGTGGTTTGCTGGTAAAGAAAGGCTTCACATATCAGATTATGGCACCTGATGATCTCCATGTCTTTTCACAGCTGTCAACAGCAAACGTTACTCAGAGAATTACCATTCCCCATTCAGGTGCCTTTAGTATCATTCAACATAGGCTCAAGCAGATATATGAGAGTGTGGAGCCGTCAGTGGATGAAGAATCTGGAGTTCCAACATTGCTTGTTCATGAGCGCGTGACAGTGAAGCATGAGTCTGAGAAGCATATCTCCTTGCATTGGCCATCAGACCCCATTAGTGACATGGTATCAGATTCAGTTGTTGCTCTAATTTTGAACATGAACCGTGATGTCCCAAAAATAATGGATGAGGCGGATGCCATAAAACTTGAGGAAGAGAATGAGAAAAAGGCAGAGAAGGTTATGCATGCCCTCCTCGTTTCACTCTTTGGAGATGTGAAGGTAGGAGAAAACGGCAAGTTGATAATTAACATTGATGGGAATGTGGCAGAGCTCAACAAAGAGAGTGGGGAAGTTGAGAGTGAAAATGAAGGCCTTAAGGAAAGAGTGAAAACAGCATTCCGGCGTATTCAAAGTTCTGTGAAGCCTATTCCTCTCTCTGCATCTTAGTTCTTTCCTCTCATCATATGCTGTCTTACAAAATGGTGGAATGCAAGTGCTTGTGATGAGGAAGACTATTTTCCATGCTTCACGCTAACTTGATACAGTTGTGATAACATGTAGTTACTTTCCCTTAAATATGAAATGGCACTACATTCTTCTgtgttcttatttttttaattcgtCAAATGTGTAACAGTTTTAATGTGTAACAGTTTTATCTGAACTTATTTTCTGTTTTAATATTGAGATATTGAAAAGATCATATTACTCGCCTTGAGTCAGAGGTGCAAACCATATAAGCTTGTTGTGCACATTTTAAGCTCGTTgaggtttttttattttgcatGTTTGCCCTCCGGAGGTTGCAGCCTTTAGTGGGAGTAGGCTCTtcctttttattcaattttcatttatttttttaaaagagttaAATATGTtcagtatatttttttttaggcttaatacatcagaaggtctctgaaattgtaaagggaatcagttccagggtcTGTAAAatttttacatcaaattgggtccttaagaatttttttttaattcaattaaggacaaagtgtgtctgatgctgaagtgacttcaattttagcctactcagcttttcaACGTGGCATttggaattattttttaattgaaaaattttaaaacttaattttttaattccaaatcctctcaaattaaccccaaatcatcttcatcaaaaccaaACTCATGTTAATTTTCATTAACCTAATAAAACCCACCATTGTGTTCAACCCCAAACTAGAACAGGattctaaaaagaaaaaaaaaaaaacaaatctggGATAGAACAATATTCTTCAGCCTTCTTCAACCTCCTACCTAGCTCCATCTCTCCTTCAATCTCTGATACGTCTCCCTCTCTCACTCCTCCATTGAACCTCATCTCATCTCCTTCACAAGCCATCACTCAACAACCACATAAACCCCATTCATTTTTTAGAAAGCTGAATGTATTTCCATGAAACCCAGTGCATAACAAACCTCTCACTTCACCATCAAAGCAAGAACAACCCTCAAGCCTTTCCTCCGCAACCAGCTGCTACCAAAATCAAAAACTACCATTGAATCTCTACACCCACATCACACAGCAGCTACACACACCCGACCAAAACCCCACTCGTTGATTCGAACCACCCACCTTTCACAATCTCCATTTCAACCACCATAAAGCCTCACAGCAGCCAAATCCAACACTACCCTCAAACCGTACCAAACCCAAAACCGTACCAAACCCCACCAATATCCAATTTCTTGTtcttggtgatggaggaggaaggagagcttggtttcttgtctgggttcaatttgggaatGGGGAAGATTTGTaattgggttcaatttggggatgaaaGGGTTTAATTATGTATTggttataattagattattatgttagtttattatttagattattagattgtttagttaagggattattagattaggtttttattttttgtttatgattaaataattgagttggaattattatttttttaatttttaattaaaaaaaaattataaaagccacgtgtaattgatgactaggatAAAATTGAGGTCTGGcagcatttggccttaattgaattaaaaaaaatttcttagtgacccaatttgatgcgaaaattttacaggccctagaactgattccctttacaatttcagaagccttctgatgtattaagctttttttttttaaaatagaggTGAATTAGGTTTGGTAAAAGAATTCGTAGCGTTCAGTATAACATAAATGAAATGTGTGAAATTAGTTCATTTTATCGCTGCTTTTGGGCACTAGTGCGGTTGGTAACCCCACAAAATATATTAGTGGTGGTTTGAACTACCAAAAAATGCATCGCATGGATTTACTTCACCTACTTCATTAATATTGGGGGCGTAAAAGCTTTGAAATGTTTTTGGACGGTCCAAAATCTAATTCAATTCTACTTTACAtgaactaaaaacatatttaacccttttaAATATGATTAAATTTTGGCACAAAGTTTGCAAGCAaacaaaattttaattcaatCAATTCGGATGATATATTAGTTCAACACTCCGTCTATTAAACAAGTGGTTGCGTGATCCCAAGTCCCAACTCTCATAAATGAAAATAGCTCCTTAGGCAACTCCTTATTACTTAGTGCATTCACAGTGAGGAGGAGGATTACCCTCAGTTATTGGCCTTGACCTTAATGATTTTGGTGTGTCCCCCCTTCCCCTCCCCTCATTAAGCGCAAAATCAAGAGTTCTAATTCTGTTTACCTTAATGTTTTTGGTGAGTTCCCCTCCCCCAATCAAGAGTTCTAATTCTGTTTACCTTAATGTTTTTGGTGAGTTCCCCTCCCCCTAACTTGGATTCCATACATGATTAATTCCCGTAACTCTCTACTATGGTTGGTGTCATGTTTGTAAAAAGAATTCAAGTATGTAGACAAAAAAAGAGTTAATGATTGGTAAATCACTTGAGTCTGAAAGAGatagagaggaaaaaaaaaatccacttgTTTTGGTTTAACTTGTGCTCAGGATCCCATTGAGTAAAAGCCACAACTTGCAGCTTATCGTTTAGAAGTGATTCTGCTTTCTTGTGATATCAAAAACTTGTACTGCTACGGTAAGATTTATaaattggaaaaataaaatagtagtTTGATACGTTTTGATCTAAAACAATGTTTGCCTCATAATCAATACTTATACTAAGATCATACTGCGGTCGGTATCAAGTCAGAAATGTAATAATATAAGAAAAACATGAAATTACATACCCATCAGATTGAAACAACCTGCTATGGATATGAAATTAGTAGCTACTTCATATTTTAGGTTGAAACTCTAAAGAAAAATTGTAGTAAAATCTAAAAAGCAGAAGGCAAAAATACTCCAGTCTCATACTCTGAGTGAGACCTGAATGTGTTCATAAATTCTTCAACCAATCTATTGCAGATTAAACTGCACCTTTCTTATTCCTGAAACTCTCCTTCATCGCGGTAAATTTTTTCTTGCACTGATTCACAGTCTTCCCAGGTACAGCTGCTGCTACCCGTTCCCATCTCTGGCTAGCTTCCTTTGGAAAGGCTTTTAAAGCTTGAACAAGTGCTCTTTCCTGCACTGCAGACCATATGTCTTGATCTGAACTAGAGGAAGAAACTCCATTTGCAGCAACAGCAGTAGAGTTCTGATCATCTGTACTTTTGCCTTGGGAATCTTCCAAGTTGTCTTTTTTTGAGGAAGCATCACTATTTTCAGGCTTTCCAGTCTCAGGATTTGTTGGTGCCCCTTCCACTTCTTCTCTGGTTGTCAGCGGAGATGCAATTGACACGGCAGGTTTCCTTTTCTCAAGAAAAGCGTCAAAAGCTTTGGATGAATCAGGCTTCTGGAGGAGAACAGTTTTAGTTGCCTTCATAATTTCATCAACTGATCTTCCAGTACCAATGTATTCTGAGATAACCTCCCATCTCCGAGAAGTTCCTTTGGGATATTTTTGCATTCCTTTCCTCAAAAGCTCAATCTCTTCTTTGCTCCAAGGTTTCTCCCGCTTCTCAGTCTTGCTTTTTGAACCCCTGCTGCCATTAGCCTTGATAGAACCATTTTGTTGAATAGTTTTCTCATATTTCACATCAGCCATGCCTTCCTTACAACTCAGTGCATCTCTTATAACTTCTGCTTGCTCTAACTCCTTTCTGTCTTCCATTTTCTCACACAAACCCCTCAAGTGCTCAATATCAAGCGACATGCAAAGCTTTTCGACATCATCTTCAGAAATTTCCAGTAAATGCTGTGACAGGATAGGTCCTGAGAGAGTTCGAAGGCGTGCTCGTTCCTTCCGCAACAGctttttctccttctccttcaccttcttctgTTGTGAAGCAGCTTCTGCAGCTTGTCTATCTTCCTCTTCTTTTCGTCGCCTCTCCTCTTCTGCAATTCTGACTGCTTCTTCTTCCTGCAACTTCTTT contains:
- the LOC130722706 gene encoding uncharacterized protein LOC130722706, coding for MAVHRKSLLIAYSPEIVDGQPIYVSSNCLPIKALKKYEPAGHSFHSVALKLRGVQEDNKEADNKKVADDKEQTYLPSDSYSSKSKKKSGSGDKQQDHYALLGLSHLRYLATEDQIRKSYRETALRFHPDKQASLLLAEETEAAKQAKKDEIETHFKAIQEAYEVLVDPLKRRIYDSTDEFDDEIPTDCAPQDFFKVFGPAFMRNGRWSVNQSVPSLGDDNTPLKEVDTFYDFWYSFKSWREFPHDEEFDLEQAESRDHRRWMERQNAKLSEKARKEEYARVRTLVDNAYKRDPRILRRKELQKAEKQRKKEAKFLEKKLQEEEAVRIAEEERRRKEEEDRQAAEAASQQKKVKEKEKKLLRKERARLRTLSGPILSQHLLEISEDDVEKLCMSLDIEHLRGLCEKMEDRKELEQAEVIRDALSCKEGMADVKYEKTIQQNGSIKANGSRGSKSKTEKREKPWSKEEIELLRKGMQKYPKGTSRRWEVISEYIGTGRSVDEIMKATKTVLLQKPDSSKAFDAFLEKRKPAVSIASPLTTREEVEGAPTNPETGKPENSDASSKKDNLEDSQGKSTDDQNSTAVAANGVSSSSSDQDIWSAVQERALVQALKAFPKEASQRWERVAAAVPGKTVNQCKKKFTAMKESFRNKKGAV
- the LOC130726996 gene encoding cleavage and polyadenylation specificity factor subunit 3-I, whose product is MASVKRRDLSVSGSNREEDQLIVTPLGAGNEVGRSCVYMSYKGKTVLFDCGIHPAYSGMAALPYFDEIDPSTVDVLLITHFHLDHAASLPYFLEKTTFRGRVFMTYATKAIYKLLLSDFVKVSKVSVEDMLFDEQDINRSMDKIEVIDFHQTLEVNGIRFWCYTAGHVLGAAMFMVDIAGVRVLYTGDYSREEDRHLRAAETPQFSPDVCIIESTYGVQHHQPRHTREKRFTDVIHSTISQGGRVLIPAFALGRAQELLLILDEYWANHPELQNIPIYYASPLAKKCLTVYETYTLSMNDRIQNAKSNPFSFKHVSALSSIDVFKDVGPSVVMASPGGLQSGLSRQLFDMWCSDKKNSCVIPGYVVEGTLAKTIINEPKEVTLMNGLTAPLNMQVHYISFSAHADSAQTSAFLEELNPPNIILVHGEANEMGRLKQKLMTQFADRNTKILTPKNCQSVEMYFNSQKMAKTIGKLAEKTPEVGETVSGLLVKKGFTYQIMAPDDLHVFSQLSTANVTQRITIPHSGAFSIIQHRLKQIYESVEPSVDEESGVPTLLVHERVTVKHESEKHISLHWPSDPISDMVSDSVVALILNMNRDVPKIMDEADAIKLEEENEKKAEKVMHALLVSLFGDVKVGENGKLIINIDGNVAELNKESGEVESENEGLKERVKTAFRRIQSSVKPIPLSAS